Below is a genomic region from Corallococcus caeni.
GTCACCGCTGAAGAACAGCCGGTGCTTGTCGGTGGTGAGCACCCAGGACGCCCACAGCGTCGTGTTGCGGTCGCCCAGGCCCCGGCCGGAGAAGTGCTGCGAGGGCGCCGCGCGGAAGGCCACCGGGCCCACGCGGTGCTCCTCCCACCAGTCCAGCTCCGTGATCAACTCCGGCGCCACGCCGAAGGCCTCCAGGTGCCGGCCCACGCCCAGCGCGGTGACGAAGGGCACCCGCCGCTTCGCCAGCGCCTGGATGGTGGTCCGGCACAGGTGGTCGTAGTGGTCGTGGGACACCAGCACCGCGTCCAGGTCCGGCAGCGCGTCCACCGGCACGGGCGTGGCGTGGAAGCGCCGGGGGCCCGCGAAGGACACGGGCGAGGCCCGGTCGCCGAAGACGGGGTCGGTGAGCACGCGGGCCCCGTCCACCTCCAGCAGCATCGTGCTGTGCCCCAGCCAGGTGACGCGCAGGCCGGTGTCCGGCGCGCGGCCCCAGGCGCCGCGCGGGTCGTCCACCGGCAGCGGCGCGGGCGGCGTGCGCTGCGTGCCGCCGAAGAAGTACTCGCCCAGCAGCGGCAGCGGGTTTCCCTGGAGGCCGGGCCCCACGGGGGCGGTGTTGCGGAAGCCCTGGCCCTGGAACTGACGGGAGGCCTGGCTGCGTTCGAGGCGGAGTCCCGCGCGGCGCGCGCTGTCACTGACGGTGGGCATGCGCGGGTGTCTAACACCCACGTTGGCGCCGGGCACGGTCACCCGCCTGGAGCCCGGGCGGGGGGCCGTCCCCGCGTCCGGCGCAGGCCGGGGCGGGGAGGCGGGTGCGCCTACTGTGCGTCTTCCGGCGCCAGACAGGTGCCGCCGAGCACGCTGGACCAGAGCTGCGCGTTCAGCGTGTCGTCGTAGGCGCTGAAGTAGACGCGGCTGCCCTGGCGGAAGAACTCGCGCGGGTAGGAGGAGCCCCCCTGCGCCGGCGCGGCGATGTTCTTGAGGAGGCGCGTTCCGGAGGGCGTGCCGTTGCTCACCCAGGGCTCGATGCCCGTCGCGGTGTCGTAGGCGCTGAAGAAGACCAGGCTGTCCGTCACCGCGTACACCGGCGAGCCGTACTCATCCGACAGGCTCAGCGGCCGGCGCAGCAGCGTGGTGCCCCCGGCCGTGCCGTTCGTCACCCACAGCTGCGTGTCGCGAGGGGCCGGGCCGTTGCTGCCGATGGCCACGCTGAAGTACAGCCTCGAGCCGCCCGGCACCTGGCTCACAGCGTCGATGTACGGGAACGCCTCGCCCTGCGACGCGTAGTCGTTGGGCAGGGTGACGACGGGCTCCGGGTTCCCGCCCGCGAGCGGCACGCGGTAGAGCACCATGTACTGGGTGCTGTAGGAGGTCGTCGTGACGTACGCGTACCCGCCCAGCGCGCCCAGCACGCGCATGGAGCGCGTGGCACCGAACGACGCCAGTCGCAGGGTGCCGCCCGCCGTCCCATCCGACTTCCACAGCTCCGACAGACCGCTGCTCTCATCCAGCTTGAACAGGGTGAGCGCGCCGGAGGTGCGCACGTCGTTCGGGTAGGTGTCAGGGCCCGCGTCCAGCCGCTTGAGCTGCACGGTGCCCGCGGCGGTGCCGTCCGTGCGCCACAGGGAGGTGGCGCCCTCCAGCTCCCGCACGAAGAACAGCAGCGCGTTGCCTGACTTCGCGTCCAGGTAGCTCACGTCCACGGTGGTGCCGAAGTCGCGCAGGCGCACCGTGCCCGCGGTGGTGCCGTCCGACTTCCACAGCTCGTAGCGCGTGGTGAAGACGGTGGCGTCGAACACCTCCCGGAAGAAGACCAGCGTGGAGCCCGCCGCCGTCAGGTGCGTGAGGTACGAGTCCTCCGCGCCCGGCGTCACGTCCTTCACCAGCCGGGTGCCGGCCGTCGTCCCGTCGCTCACCCACAGCTCGTTGCCGTGCGCCGCGTCCGGCGCCTGGAAGAAGAGCTGCGTCGGGGTGGCGGTGAGCTGCGAGAGGAGCGGTGTGCTGGTGCCCGCCGTCGCCGGGAAGCCCTTCACCTCCGTGGTGCCCGCGTCCGTGCCAGTGCTCCGCCACAGGGCGCGGCGGCCGTCCTCGAAGTTCACCGCGAAGTGCAGCGTCCCCTTGAAGTCCACGAAGCCGCCCGGCCCCATCGCGAAGCGCGGGATGCCCAGCTCCGAGGGGGGGAGGAGGGTCTTCACCCGCTGGGTGCCCGCGGCGGTCGGGAGGCAGAGGCCCTCCTCCGTCACTTCCGGGGCCGAGGTAGGCTCCTGTGCGAGACCGGCTTCCGTCTGCTCTTCCGGAAGCGCCCCGCCGCAGCCCACCCCCACCACCAGCAAAGACACCGCCCACCCGCCGCGCCAACCCATGCCGCACCCCTTCAGAAAGGCCTGGGAGGGAGGGTGTGTCGCGCAAGGGGTTGCGCCAAGTGCCCCTGGGTCGGGACGTGCCTGCCTGCCTGGACCGACGCGGTGTGCGGCGGGGCCCCGCACGGCGCGGTCGGTATACTGCGCATCCTCATGAAGACGGACACGTTGAAGGCGCAGCTCAAGCGCACGTTGCGGCGCGACCTGTGGATCGCCATCGCGCCCGCGACGGTGCTCATCGCGGTCGCGTTCGCGGTGACGTTCTATTTCGTCAAGCCCGCGCCGCCCAAGACGCTGGTGATGGCGCTGGCGCCGGACGAGGGCGGCTTCAACTACATGGCGAAGCGCTACCAGAAGTTCCTCGCGCAGCACGGGGTGACGCTGGAATTGCGCAACACGAAGGGCTCCGTGGGCAGCGTGGCGCTGCTGAACGCGGAGGACAGCGGGGTGGACATCGCCTTCGCGCAGAGCGGCACCACCGGCGGCAAGGGGCAGGAGGTGCCGGAGCACGTGGCGTCGCTGGGCAGCCTTTCCTACGTGCCGCTGTGGGTCTTCTACCGGGGCGAGCCCGTGGACGACGTGTGCGGCCTGGCGGGCAAGAGAATCGCGGTGGGGCCCGAGGAGAGCGGCACGCGCGCGCTGGCGATGACGCTGCTCCAGGCGAACAAGGTGGACACGGCGCCCACGCAACTGCTGCCGCTGGACCGGGACGCGGCCATCGAGGCGCTGACGCAGGGCCGGGTGGACGCGGTGTTCCTGGTGTCGCCGGCGGAGTCGCCGCGCATCCAGAAGCTGGCGGCGGTGAAGGACGTGCGGCTGCTCAGCTTCACGCGCGCGGAGGCGTACACGCGCCGCTACCCGTACCTGTCGCGCCACGTGCTGCCGCAGGGCGTGTTCGACTTCGCGAAGAACGTGCCGGACCAGGACGTGGTGCTGCTCGCGCCCAACGCGCTCCTGCTGGCGCGGGACTCGCTGCACCCGGCGCTCGCCTATCTCCTGATGCGCGCGGCCAGTGACATCAGCGGCTCCGCGGGCCTGCTGGACAAGACGGGCGAGTTCCCCGCGCCGCTCGCGGCGGGCTTCCCCCTGAGCAGCGAGGCGAAGCGCTACTACGCGACGGGCGTGCCGCTGCTCCAGCGCTACCTGCCGTTCTGGGCGGCGAACCTGGTGGACCGGCTGTGGGTGATGCTGGTGCCCATCATCGCGGTGGTGGTGCCGCTGGGGCGCGCGGTGCCCGCGGTGTTCCTGTGGCGGGTGCGCTCGCGCATCCACCGGTGGTACGCGCGGCTGAAGGAGATTGAAATCCAGCTGGAGGAGGACCCGGACCAGGAGATGCTCCAGGACATGCTCAAGCGGCTGGAGGAGGCGGAGCGCGAGGTGAACCGCATCGCGGTGCCCATCGCCTACGCGGAGAACCTGTACTTCTTCCGCGAGCACGTGGACGTCGTGCGCCGCCGGCTCACCCGCAGGCTGGCGGGCGCGCCCGAGCACAAGGAAGCCCACCCGATGCAGGTGACGGCGTGACGGACGTGGAAGAGGTGTCGCTGGTCGGGCTGACGGAGGACATGGGCGTCAACGCGCTCCTGTTCGGCTTCGTGGGGCTGTACGCCCTCACGTTCCCGGGGCGCGTGCGGGCCTGCTACCTGGTGGGCAGCCACGCCACCAGCGAGGCGGTGGGGGAGAGCGACCTGGACCTCACGCTCGTCTTCAAGGACACGTTCCTGCCGGGCGAGGAGGACCGCTTCGAGCGCTTCCGCATGGCGGTGGGCCCGCTGGCCCGCTACCCGCTGGACCTGAACGCGGTGGAGGAGGCGCGGCTCGTCGCCGAGGGCGAGGTGAACCTCAAGCAGAACGCGCTGCTCATCGCGGGCGAGGACGTCCGCGACCGCGTGCCGCTGATGCCGCTGGAGGCGTGGACGCGCCACAGCATGCACCAGCCCTACCGCTTCATC
It encodes:
- a CDS encoding MBL fold metallo-hydrolase, encoding MPTVSDSARRAGLRLERSQASRQFQGQGFRNTAPVGPGLQGNPLPLLGEYFFGGTQRTPPAPLPVDDPRGAWGRAPDTGLRVTWLGHSTMLLEVDGARVLTDPVFGDRASPVSFAGPRRFHATPVPVDALPDLDAVLVSHDHYDHLCRTTIQALAKRRVPFVTALGVGRHLEAFGVAPELITELDWWEEHRVGPVAFRAAPSQHFSGRGLGDRNTTLWASWVLTTDKHRLFFSGDTGLTTEFEEIGRRCGPFDLVMLEVGAFHPSWGGIHLGPENALKAHAMLGGGTLMPVHWGTFNLALHAWDEPAETLVRLATEQQVRLFTPGLGRSLEPSRVEGVTPWWREVGEPRLVPRLAP
- a CDS encoding ELWxxDGT repeat protein, whose amino-acid sequence is MKTLLPPSELGIPRFAMGPGGFVDFKGTLHFAVNFEDGRRALWRSTGTDAGTTEVKGFPATAGTSTPLLSQLTATPTQLFFQAPDAAHGNELWVSDGTTAGTRLVKDVTPGAEDSYLTHLTAAGSTLVFFREVFDATVFTTRYELWKSDGTTAGTVRLRDFGTTVDVSYLDAKSGNALLFFVRELEGATSLWRTDGTAAGTVQLKRLDAGPDTYPNDVRTSGALTLFKLDESSGLSELWKSDGTAGGTLRLASFGATRSMRVLGALGGYAYVTTTSYSTQYMVLYRVPLAGGNPEPVVTLPNDYASQGEAFPYIDAVSQVPGGSRLYFSVAIGSNGPAPRDTQLWVTNGTAGGTTLLRRPLSLSDEYGSPVYAVTDSLVFFSAYDTATGIEPWVSNGTPSGTRLLKNIAAPAQGGSSYPREFFRQGSRVYFSAYDDTLNAQLWSSVLGGTCLAPEDAQ
- a CDS encoding TAXI family TRAP transporter solute-binding subunit, with product MKTDTLKAQLKRTLRRDLWIAIAPATVLIAVAFAVTFYFVKPAPPKTLVMALAPDEGGFNYMAKRYQKFLAQHGVTLELRNTKGSVGSVALLNAEDSGVDIAFAQSGTTGGKGQEVPEHVASLGSLSYVPLWVFYRGEPVDDVCGLAGKRIAVGPEESGTRALAMTLLQANKVDTAPTQLLPLDRDAAIEALTQGRVDAVFLVSPAESPRIQKLAAVKDVRLLSFTRAEAYTRRYPYLSRHVLPQGVFDFAKNVPDQDVVLLAPNALLLARDSLHPALAYLLMRAASDISGSAGLLDKTGEFPAPLAAGFPLSSEAKRYYATGVPLLQRYLPFWAANLVDRLWVMLVPIIAVVVPLGRAVPAVFLWRVRSRIHRWYARLKEIEIQLEEDPDQEMLQDMLKRLEEAEREVNRIAVPIAYAENLYFFREHVDVVRRRLTRRLAGAPEHKEAHPMQVTA